One Pseudomonas syringae CC1557 genomic window, CGAGTACATCGATACCCGCGAAATCACCACGTCGATCAAGACCCAACTGATGAAAAGCGGCGTTGCCCGTTTCGCCAGCGATGACAACCAGATGCAGAATCAGGTCGACCAGCTCAAGCTGCAAAATCAGAGCGGTCTGTACAAGAAAAACACCGTCGCCAAGACCGGTAACATGGTCGCCGCCAAATACCGCCTGGAAGGCTCGATCAGCTCTATCGTCAAACGCAGCAGCGACTACAAGGATGTTTTCTACAAATTCAGCCTGCAATTGATTGACGTCGAGAGCGGTCTGGCCGAATGGATGGACGAAAAAGAAATCCGCAAAACTACGGAGCGGTAATCAATGCGCGCATGGATCGGCATTATCAGCATGGTGTGCGCGATGGGGGCGCAGGCCGCCCCCAGGGTTGCGGTGACAGACATGGCGTTTCAGGAGCGTGTGGAGCAATACATCCACACCGTTTCGGCACGCAGCAACCTGCAAGCCAATCGCTACAGCGCCAGTGCGTCGTCCAGTTATGACGAGTACGAGTCGCGCACCAGCTACATCGAACAGGGCGAGCTGCGTAAATTCAGTGGTGACATCAAGGGTGAGATTCTCAAGTCCGGGATGTTCCAGTTGGTGCAGGGCACGCCTTACACCGCAGGTGCCAAGGAAGACGTCTACGACGTGATCAAGCGTATCAAGAACGGTAATTTCAAGGGTGCGGACTACGTGCTGTTCGGCACTGTTTCAGACATCGACTTTCGTCAGGACGTCGGCGAAATAGCCAATACCACCAGCCACTCGGCGATTCTGGGGCTGACCCTGGTGGCCGACTTCAGCCTGATCAACACGCGGACGTTCGAAATTACCTCGGCCTTTACCGCGATGGGCGAAGGTCAGGACACCAAACTGGTGAACGGACGGGATATCAAGGTTTCGCTCAATCGCGGCCTGGTGGTGCGCGAAGTCTCCAGATCAATTGGCGAAGACGTCGCGCGGCAGTTACGCGAACAGTTACGTGGCGAAGTCGAGCTCAACGAGCGCCGCGAACCGCAGAACAGCCTGCCCCGCGACGAAGCCCCGCACATTCTGCGCTAGGCACTGGCAGCAGGGTGCGAGCGGTCAGACTTCATACTCAGGTCGTACTGCGATGCAACGTCGCCAGAAAGCCGGCCGCGCCCACGAACAGGCTGGCAAAAGTGCGGTTCAGGCGACGTTGCTGGCGCGGTGTCTTGAGCACGCGCAGCACCTTCGATGCCAGCCCGGTGTAACCCGCCATGACGATCAGGTCGACCACCACCATGGTCGCCGCAATGATGACGTACTGGATCAGCAGTGGCGCAGCCGGATCAATGAACTGCGGCAGAATCGCCAATATGAAAATCATTGCCTTGGGGTTGCTGATGTTGACCAGAAAGCCGCGCATTACCAGCGTCATCGGTTTACCGACAGGGCGCACGGCAGACTCATCAGCAAGGTCGGTGGGCAGTGTGCGCCATTGTTTGATGCCCAGATAGACCAGGTACGCAACGCCGAACCACTTGATCAGCGTGAACGCCATCTCGGAAGCTGCCAGCACGGCACCCAGCCCCGCCGCGACAATCGCGATCTGCGCCACCAGTGCGATTTGCAGCCCCAGCGCGTTCCAGTAGCCGCGCAAGAAGCCGTATTGCAGCCCGCAGGACATCGAGGCAATGGCGCCTGCGCCGGGGGAAAGACTGATAATCCAGCAGGCCGCAAAAAAGCCCAGCCACATTTCAAACGCCATTACGCACCTCAGGCAAAGTCCAATGCTCGATAAATTAATGCGTGTTGCCTGGCAGCGCTAACTATTTCTAGTCCTGCTCATCGGGCTGCTTAGCGACCACCGTCTGTGGAAACAGATCGCTGCCGCGCCAGCGACGCACCGACTTCTGGAAAAACTGGCTGTTAGGCACCTGAACCAGTGCGCCGCCCGCTTCCGGGGTTTCGATGAGGGTGGTGAACATCAGGTTGATGTCGACCACCCGACCCTTGACTCCGGGCTTGTCCAGCGTGTCGACCAGCTCGACCATGTCGCCGATGCGGAATGGGCCGATGGTGAAGATCAGGATGGCGCAGAGCAGGTTCGACAGCACGCTCCACATCGCGAAGAACGCCACGGCGGCGACGGCGACGAAGCCGGACAATGCAGTCCACAACACCGTTGCCGAAACGCCGAGCCTGCCCAGCACGAAAACGAACGCGCTGCCCATGATCAGCCAGCGCAAACCACCACGAACCGGCACCAGCAGCTCTGGCGGCAGTGGATAGCGATCACCCAGACCGGTCAGAAAACCGCCGACGATCCGCTGCAGCACATAACCGGCCAGCAGGATCAGCAAGATCTGCACACCGATCAACAGCGGCTCAAGCCAGTACGCGGATACCGGCAAGCCCAACATTTCCATCACTCCTTTGCCTCACTCACGATAATGCTTCCAGTTCGGCCTGCATCGACTCCAGTAGCTCCAGCGCCTGCATCCAGGCGTCTTCCAGCTCGGATTCACGGGCCTTCAACCTGGCCTGATCGGCCAGCAGATCGCGCAGCTTGTCCTTGTTGGCGGCATCGTAATTGCCGCTGTCTGCCAGGGCCTCTTCGACCTTGGCGAGTTTTTCATTGACCAGCCCGAGATCGCGCTCCAGCTTGTCGGCTTCGCGCTTGTGCGGCGCCAATTGCTGACGCAACGCGGCTGCCTGCTGGCGCTGGGCTTTCTTGTCGGTCTTGTCGGCGTTGACCGGGGTATTGCTGACGGGCGCGTTGCGCAGCCGGTAGTCGGCCAGCCACCGGGTGTAGTCATCCAGATCGCCATCGAACTCCTGCACGCGGCCGTCGGCCACCAGCAGGAAGTCATCGGTGGTGCTCTTCAGCAAATGCCGATCGTGAGACACCACCAGTACCGCGCCGCCGAACTCCTGCAAGGCCATGGTCAGCGCGAGGCGCATTTCCAGGTCCAGGTGGTTGGTCGGTTCGTCAAGCAGCAACAGATTGGGTTTCTCCCAGGCAATCAGAGCCAGCGCCAGACGTGCTTTTTCGCCGCCGGAGAAATTCAGCACCGGCTCGTCGAGGCGTGCGCCCCGGAAGTCGAAACCGCCGAGAAAGTCGCGCAGCGTCTGTTCACGCTCGGTGGGTGCCAGGCGTTGCAAGTGCAGCAACGGCGTCGCCTTGGCGTCCAGTGAGTCGAGTTGATGCTGGGCAAAGTAGCCCACGGTCAGGTTTTCGCCGCGCACCAGTCGACCGCTTTGCGGCTCAAGCTCGCCCGCGAGGTTTTTGATCAGTGTCGACTTGCCTGCGCCGTTGGGGCCCAGCAAGCCGATGCGCGCGCCGGGAGTCAGTTGCAGCTTGACCTTCTCCAGGACGGTCTTGTCGCCGTAGCCCAGACGCGCATCGGACAGGTCCAGCAAAGGACTGGAGATCTTGTCGGATTCACGGAAGACGAAGTTGAACGGCGAGTCGACATGCGCAGCGGACAACTCCTCCATGCGCTCCAGCGCCTTTATGCGGCTCTGTGCCTGACGGGCCTTGGTAGCCTGGGCCTTGAAGCGCGCAATGTATTTTTCCATGTGCGCACGTTGCACCTGCTGCTTCTCGTAGGCCTGTTGCTGCTGGGCCAGACGTTCGGCGCGGGCACGTTCGAAGGCGCTGTAGCCACCGCGATAAAGGGTGATCTTGCGCTGTTCTACGTGGGCAATGTGGTCGACCACAGCGTCGAGAAAATCCCGGTCGTGGGAAATCAGCAGCAAGGTGCCGGGGTAGCTCTTGAGCCAGTCTTCAAGCCACAGAATGGCGTCCAGGTCCAAGTGGTTGGTGGGCTCATCGAGCAGCAGCAGGTCTGATGGACACATCAGCGCCTGCGCCAGGTTCAGGCGCATCCGCCAGCCACCGGAGAAGCTGCCGACCTGACGCTCCATCTGCTCGTTGGTGAAGCCCAGACCCGCCAGCAGCTTGCGAGCGCGGGCGTCGGCGGTATAACCGTCGGCGCTGTCGAGCTCCGAATGCAGACGTGCCTGAGCAGCGCCGTCCTGCGCGGCTTCGGCCTCGGCCAGTGAGCTCTGCACTTCCCGCAGGCGCTCGTCGCCATCGAGCACGTAGTCCACGGCCAGGCGTTCGAGGGTATCGACCTCCTGACGCATGTGCGCGATGCGCCAGTCGGCGGGCAAGAGGCAGTCACCGGCGTCAGGCGTCAGCTCGCCGCGCAGCAAAGCGAACAGGCTGGATTTACCGGCGCCATTGGCACCGATCAGACCGGCTTTATGGCCGGCGTGCAGGGTCAGCTCGGCGTCTTCTAGCAGACGTTGCGGACCACGCTGTAAGGTAAGGCTTTGAAGTCGAATCATAATGGCGGCGGAGTCTACCAGCTTCGTCCTGAACAGGTGGATCACTATGCCTTCAGCGCTCTGGAGTTTCACCCTCGATTTCTACGCCCGGCCGGGTGTGGAACAGGCTTGTCTTGCGCTACAAGCCAACGGGGCCAACTTGTGCATGGTGCTTTGCGGCGTCTGGCTGGAGTCGCGCGGCGTGGCCTGTAATGCGCAACGATTAATGCAAATCGGACAATTAGCGACGCCTTGGCACGATGAGGTGGTGCGCCCACTTCGGGTTTTACGCAATCAATGGCGTGATTCTGCCCATCAGGATGCCGCGCTGGATGCACTGCGAACCAGGGTCAAGGCGTTGGAACTGGAAGCCGAGCAGAGTCTGCTGCTGAGGCTTGAGACACTGACTGATGGCTGGCCGGGTGGCGAGGCAGGTAACACAGGCGACTGGCTTGAAGGACTTGCAGAGGGGGAAGCGGCAGAGAACCGCGATGCGCTACAAGTGTTGCGCATCGCGGCCGATCTCAGCGTTGACCAGGCTTAGGAAGCGCTGGTTGGCGTTACGCTGTTGCTCGGTGTTGCCGGTGCAGCGGCTGGTGCGGCGGCTGCCGGTGTAGCTTTGGCAGCAGCAGGCGCTGGCGTCGCCGACTTGGCAGCAGCCGGTTTTGCAGCGGGCTTCGCGGCCGATTTAGCGGCAGGCTTGGCCACTGCTTTCACCGGCGCTTTGGCTGGGGCCTTTACTGCTGGCTTGGCTGTGGGTTTTGCAGCACTGCTTGCAGTGGTTTTGGCAGCCGCAGGTGCTTTGCTCGCGGCAGGTTTGGCCGCCGGTTTGGCGGCAGTCGATTTGGCTGCAACTGGCTTGGCAGCCGCTGTTTTCGCAGCGGTTGGCTTGGCAGCGGCAGTCGACCGGGTAACTGGCTTGGCAGCTGGTTTAGCGGCTGGTTTTGCAGGCGTTCTGGTTGCAGCCGGTGCCTTGGTTACGGCAGTGGCGGACGCCGTTTTAGCGCTGGCAGCAGGCTTGGCAGCCGTTTTGGCGACGGGCTTGGCGGCAGCTTTCACTGGCGCTTTTGCAGCAGGTGCCTTGGCAGCGACCTTCGGTGCAGCAGGTTTGGCATTACGAGCGGTCAGAACTTTACCGACCGCCTCTTTCACTCGGCCAATACCCTGAGCCAGTTTCAGGCTCTCTTGAGCATCGCGCTTGAGGTGCAGGATGTAAGTGCGGGTCTCTGTCTGACGCTCCTTGAGCGCATCCAGCAATTCTTCCAGCTCGGACACAGCGCCTTTGGCCTTGTTCTGGGCCTTGGATTTGCCTGCGGTGGCAGCATCCTGCAATTTGATACGGGCGTTGTGCAGTTTTTCCTGCGCCTTGCCGCGTTGTTTCTCAAGCTTGGCGAGCAGTTTCTCGGCATCAGCCAAAGCTTGGGAGCAGGCGTCTTCCAGATGTTCAAGCAAGCTGCCCGATAATTGTTGGAGCAAATGCAACGGAGTATTTACTGGCTTCTTTTTGGCCGACATGACTTACCTCCTGGGTGACGAAATTGCGGCTCATACTAGGCTTCTGCGCGCATCGCCGCTAGGGCATATTGACACCACTAACGGGGCGCTGTTGCATACTGCAAAAAATGATTACGGCACGACGATGCGCAGGTATCGTGAAATTCATATCTCAAGACTGATCACTACACGTCCTGGCACTGGCATAATCGCCAACTTCCCAGGCCGGAGAGCATTAATGTCGCGCTACCTGTTAACGTCGTTGTTCTTCTTGCTACCCCTGGCCCAGGCTGCCGAAGCGCCGCCCTCCAGTGACAGTCACGACCTGGCTTACAGCCTGGGCGCAAGCCTTGGCGAGCGTCTGCATCAGGAAGTTCCGGATCTTGATCTCAAGGCGCTGGTAGACGGTTTGAGGCAGGCCTATCAAGGCAAGCCGCTGGCCCTTAAGCAGGAGCGCATCGACCAGATTCTGCGTGAGCATGACGCGGCGATCGCGCAAGCCGAAACAACAGGTACAGACGCACCCACCGAGGCAGCCCTGGGTGCCGAGCGCCGTTTCATGGACGCTGAAAAGGCCAAACCCGGCGTCAAGGTGCTGGCTGACGGCATTCTCATGACCGAACTGACGCCGGGCAGCGGCCCCAAACCTGATGCCAATGGCCGGGTGGAAGTGCGCTATGTGGGGCGTCTGCCGGACGGCACGATCTTCGACCAGAGTACCCAGCCGCAGTGGTTCAGGCTCGACAGCGTGATCAGCGGCTGGACCAGCGCCCTGCAGAACATGCCGACGGGTGCGAAATGGCGGCTGGTGATCCCTTCGGATCAGGCTTATGGTGCCGAAGGTGCCGGTGACCTGATCGACCCGTTCACGCCGCTGGTATTCGAAATCGAGCTGGTTGGCGTTTCACAATAAACGACCAAGCGCCCTGTGGCACACATGAAAAGGGGTGCAAAAAGCACCCCTGGCATATTTGTATGTTCGGCATCACAGCTGCGCGGCGAGTTCTTCCTTGTGCGACGT contains:
- a CDS encoding LysE family transporter — its product is MAFEMWLGFFAACWIISLSPGAGAIASMSCGLQYGFLRGYWNALGLQIALVAQIAIVAAGLGAVLAASEMAFTLIKWFGVAYLVYLGIKQWRTLPTDLADESAVRPVGKPMTLVMRGFLVNISNPKAMIFILAILPQFIDPAAPLLIQYVIIAATMVVVDLIVMAGYTGLASKVLRVLKTPRQQRRLNRTFASLFVGAAGFLATLHRSTT
- a CDS encoding FKBP-type peptidyl-prolyl cis-trans isomerase — encoded protein: MSRYLLTSLFFLLPLAQAAEAPPSSDSHDLAYSLGASLGERLHQEVPDLDLKALVDGLRQAYQGKPLALKQERIDQILREHDAAIAQAETTGTDAPTEAALGAERRFMDAEKAKPGVKVLADGILMTELTPGSGPKPDANGRVEVRYVGRLPDGTIFDQSTQPQWFRLDSVISGWTSALQNMPTGAKWRLVIPSDQAYGAEGAGDLIDPFTPLVFEIELVGVSQ
- a CDS encoding AlgP family protein; the protein is MSAKKKPVNTPLHLLQQLSGSLLEHLEDACSQALADAEKLLAKLEKQRGKAQEKLHNARIKLQDAATAGKSKAQNKAKGAVSELEELLDALKERQTETRTYILHLKRDAQESLKLAQGIGRVKEAVGKVLTARNAKPAAPKVAAKAPAAKAPVKAAAKPVAKTAAKPAASAKTASATAVTKAPAATRTPAKPAAKPAAKPVTRSTAAAKPTAAKTAAAKPVAAKSTAAKPAAKPAASKAPAAAKTTASSAAKPTAKPAVKAPAKAPVKAVAKPAAKSAAKPAAKPAAAKSATPAPAAAKATPAAAAPAAAPATPSNSVTPTSAS
- a CDS encoding ATP-binding cassette domain-containing protein; translation: MIRLQSLTLQRGPQRLLEDAELTLHAGHKAGLIGANGAGKSSLFALLRGELTPDAGDCLLPADWRIAHMRQEVDTLERLAVDYVLDGDERLREVQSSLAEAEAAQDGAAQARLHSELDSADGYTADARARKLLAGLGFTNEQMERQVGSFSGGWRMRLNLAQALMCPSDLLLLDEPTNHLDLDAILWLEDWLKSYPGTLLLISHDRDFLDAVVDHIAHVEQRKITLYRGGYSAFERARAERLAQQQQAYEKQQVQRAHMEKYIARFKAQATKARQAQSRIKALERMEELSAAHVDSPFNFVFRESDKISSPLLDLSDARLGYGDKTVLEKVKLQLTPGARIGLLGPNGAGKSTLIKNLAGELEPQSGRLVRGENLTVGYFAQHQLDSLDAKATPLLHLQRLAPTEREQTLRDFLGGFDFRGARLDEPVLNFSGGEKARLALALIAWEKPNLLLLDEPTNHLDLEMRLALTMALQEFGGAVLVVSHDRHLLKSTTDDFLLVADGRVQEFDGDLDDYTRWLADYRLRNAPVSNTPVNADKTDKKAQRQQAAALRQQLAPHKREADKLERDLGLVNEKLAKVEEALADSGNYDAANKDKLRDLLADQARLKARESELEDAWMQALELLESMQAELEALS
- a CDS encoding mechanosensitive ion channel family protein, which translates into the protein MEMLGLPVSAYWLEPLLIGVQILLILLAGYVLQRIVGGFLTGLGDRYPLPPELLVPVRGGLRWLIMGSAFVFVLGRLGVSATVLWTALSGFVAVAAVAFFAMWSVLSNLLCAILIFTIGPFRIGDMVELVDTLDKPGVKGRVVDINLMFTTLIETPEAGGALVQVPNSQFFQKSVRRWRGSDLFPQTVVAKQPDEQD
- the lpoB gene encoding penicillin-binding protein activator LpoB — translated: MLSRHFCSIAAIALLLTGCANTSPGLGSKNISYGDTKAVETITNEFGSTDLQMIAESMTRSLAQSGTLQGRPVVQVYDVKNKTSEYIDTREITTSIKTQLMKSGVARFASDDNQMQNQVDQLKLQNQSGLYKKNTVAKTGNMVAAKYRLEGSISSIVKRSSDYKDVFYKFSLQLIDVESGLAEWMDEKEIRKTTER
- a CDS encoding TIGR02444 family protein → MPSALWSFTLDFYARPGVEQACLALQANGANLCMVLCGVWLESRGVACNAQRLMQIGQLATPWHDEVVRPLRVLRNQWRDSAHQDAALDALRTRVKALELEAEQSLLLRLETLTDGWPGGEAGNTGDWLEGLAEGEAAENRDALQVLRIAADLSVDQA